One region of Streptococcus salivarius genomic DNA includes:
- a CDS encoding class I SAM-dependent methyltransferase: protein MIITTSLRENEALIVRAQELAHELGAAYQPRRKLSLAKCLERFGAFYLLYKDRLSFVNADGSELSFHPDTAVLRIKAPHDALVNLLGSSSKSILDTTMGLASDSLVMAAAGNKVTALESQEVIFQVVSRGLAAYQTDEKKLEKAMRSIKTIKSDSLSFLKSQADHSFDIIYADPMFSETIKESENLQAIKPLANGSRLTEEWLNEAKRVAREKIIIKAHFRDTVFEELGFERQIRPNQKLHYGVMDLSEGH, encoded by the coding sequence ATGATTATTACCACATCTTTACGTGAAAATGAGGCCTTGATTGTACGTGCCCAAGAATTAGCCCACGAACTCGGGGCTGCCTATCAACCTCGTCGCAAGTTATCCTTGGCAAAATGTTTAGAGCGATTTGGAGCTTTTTATCTTCTATATAAAGACAGACTGTCTTTTGTCAATGCGGATGGCAGTGAGCTGTCCTTTCATCCAGATACGGCAGTTCTTCGGATTAAGGCACCACACGATGCTCTAGTCAATCTTTTGGGTTCGTCTTCCAAGTCTATTCTCGACACGACCATGGGTCTGGCTTCCGATAGTCTAGTTATGGCGGCAGCGGGAAATAAGGTGACTGCCCTTGAGAGTCAAGAAGTGATTTTTCAGGTGGTTTCTCGTGGTTTGGCCGCATATCAGACAGATGAAAAGAAGCTTGAAAAAGCGATGCGGTCTATTAAGACAATTAAGAGCGATAGCTTATCCTTTTTGAAATCCCAGGCTGATCACTCTTTTGATATCATTTATGCTGATCCTATGTTTTCAGAGACTATCAAGGAATCGGAAAATCTACAAGCTATCAAACCTTTGGCCAATGGCAGCCGTCTGACAGAAGAATGGTTAAATGAGGCTAAGCGTGTCGCACGAGAAAAAATTATCATCAAGGCGCATTTTCGAGATACCGTTTTTGAGGAACTTGGGTTTGAACGTCAAATTCGTCCCAATCAAAAGCTGCACTATGGTGTCATGGATTTAAGCGAAGGCCATTGA
- a CDS encoding efflux RND transporter periplasmic adaptor subunit, whose protein sequence is MRKKISPKLFKNKKRVWIIGGFGFLVLLVLGFNLFAGGGKDDKASESPTASKVTKGQLASSTLLTGMVKAQSEQYVYFDNTIGRNATVTVSVGEEVSVGQQLVQYDSTSAQAAYDTASRAYNKAVRDRNYFQQYGTAPAASAQTSSDSDEDDSTTTVSPQQRQQTEASNYQTLQDYNDAVANAASELEKAQDVLNQTVIVSDVNGTVVEVADSVDPASKESQTLVHVTSEGQFEIQGTLTEYDIPNISVGQKVKITSKVYPDQTWTGKVSYVSNYPKQNASQSAGTSSNSGQTGSQYEYKVQLTSPIGKLKQGFNVSLEVTKDDDALLVPVTAVTKKGSDNYVWVYDDESQKIKQVKVKLGNADAKQQEIASGLKEGQKVITKAEKSFKDGETLKDVTDADSKKSKETSGEEVRSSD, encoded by the coding sequence ATGCGAAAGAAAATCAGTCCAAAGTTATTTAAAAATAAAAAAAGAGTTTGGATCATTGGAGGATTTGGCTTCCTTGTCCTTTTGGTCCTAGGTTTTAACCTTTTTGCAGGTGGTGGCAAAGATGATAAGGCTTCCGAGTCCCCTACAGCAAGTAAGGTAACCAAGGGGCAGTTGGCCTCGTCCACCCTTCTGACTGGCATGGTGAAGGCTCAGTCGGAACAGTACGTTTATTTTGACAATACCATTGGACGCAATGCCACTGTGACAGTTTCTGTTGGTGAGGAAGTTAGCGTTGGTCAGCAACTGGTCCAATACGACAGTACCTCTGCCCAAGCAGCCTATGATACGGCTAGCCGTGCCTATAATAAGGCAGTTCGTGACCGTAATTATTTCCAACAGTATGGGACAGCTCCTGCAGCTTCGGCACAAACAAGTAGTGATTCGGATGAGGATGATTCGACGACTACCGTTAGCCCTCAACAGCGTCAGCAAACCGAGGCAAGTAATTACCAAACCTTGCAAGATTATAATGATGCTGTTGCTAACGCAGCCTCCGAGCTAGAAAAGGCACAAGACGTCCTCAATCAAACGGTCATTGTTTCAGATGTTAATGGGACAGTCGTAGAAGTTGCGGACTCTGTGGACCCTGCTTCAAAAGAGAGCCAGACCCTAGTTCATGTGACCAGTGAAGGCCAATTTGAGATTCAAGGAACCTTAACAGAATATGACATTCCAAATATTTCAGTGGGTCAGAAGGTCAAGATTACTTCCAAAGTATACCCAGATCAAACTTGGACGGGGAAAGTCAGCTACGTTTCCAATTATCCTAAGCAAAATGCCAGTCAGTCGGCGGGTACATCTAGCAATTCAGGACAGACAGGTTCCCAGTATGAATACAAGGTTCAATTGACCAGCCCTATCGGTAAGCTCAAGCAAGGTTTCAATGTATCCCTTGAAGTGACCAAAGATGATGATGCCCTGTTAGTTCCAGTAACTGCTGTGACCAAGAAAGGATCTGACAACTACGTCTGGGTTTACGATGACGAGAGTCAAAAAATCAAGCAAGTCAAGGTTAAACTTGGTAATGCAGATGCTAAGCAACAAGAAATTGCCTCAGGACTTAAAGAAGGTCAAAAGGTTATTACTAAGGCTGAAAAATCCTTTAAGGATGGCGAGACCCTGAAGGATGTGACGGATGCCGATAGCAAAAAATCAAAAGAGACTAGTGGAGAAGAGGTGAGGTCTAGTGACTAA
- a CDS encoding ABC transporter ATP-binding protein yields MVLKGITKSFKNGQESLQVLKGIDLSVEEGDFVAIMGPSGSGKSTLMNIIGLLDQPTTGSYQLEGENVAELSENRLAKVRNDQIGFIFQQFFLLPKLSAQKNVELPLIYAGKSPRERKQRSQQFLEKVGLSDRSHHLPSELSGGQKQRVAIARALSNDPAIILADEPTGALDTKTGTQIMDLLTQLNREGKTIVMVTHEPEIADYARRKIVIRDGEITQDTTDSVRID; encoded by the coding sequence ATGGTCTTAAAAGGCATCACCAAGTCTTTCAAAAATGGTCAGGAGTCCTTGCAGGTCCTTAAGGGGATTGACTTATCAGTTGAAGAAGGTGACTTCGTGGCAATCATGGGCCCTTCTGGTTCAGGAAAATCAACCCTCATGAATATTATCGGCCTTCTTGATCAACCGACTACAGGTTCCTATCAACTCGAGGGAGAGAATGTAGCTGAGCTCTCTGAAAACCGCTTGGCCAAGGTAAGAAATGACCAGATTGGCTTTATCTTTCAGCAGTTTTTTCTCTTGCCAAAGTTAAGTGCCCAAAAGAATGTAGAGCTTCCCCTGATTTATGCGGGGAAATCTCCACGTGAACGTAAGCAAAGGTCACAACAATTCTTGGAAAAAGTCGGCTTGTCAGACCGCAGCCATCATTTGCCGTCAGAGCTGTCTGGTGGACAGAAGCAAAGGGTGGCTATTGCGCGTGCACTGTCTAACGATCCAGCAATCATTTTGGCGGATGAACCTACGGGTGCGCTTGATACCAAGACAGGAACCCAGATTATGGATCTCTTAACCCAGCTAAATCGAGAAGGGAAGACCATTGTCATGGTTACCCATGAACCTGAGATTGCGGATTATGCCCGACGTAAGATTGTCATCCGTGATGGGGAAATCACCCAAGACACAACGGACAGCGTTCGGATAGACTAG
- a CDS encoding ABC transporter permease, translating into MENWKFALSSIRSHKMRSFLTMLGIIIGVAAVVLIMGLGNGMRQSVTDSVTGDKDTVQVYYEAKGEEIDPAYADLSQPTKPVKEVWLEQVARQTPGIDSYFVTNSLTSSISLQKKTVKNVNITGASQGYFKAKKLEMLTGRSLQDNDYKNFSRVIVIDQMVAKKLFKTNEDALNQVVTIGNNDYRVIGVYKNKDTAIGAYGEIGTALVANTQLAAENNTDAIGQIFFHVTDVKNSSSVAKDAAKRLTQLAQDDNGEYKAADMSSALDQVNTIFGTITTVVGAIAGISLLVGGIGVMNIMLVSVTERTREIGLRKALGATRRKILTQFLIESMVLTILGGLIGLGFAALVVGPIGNAMDLKATVSLGVAMGSIAFSAAVGIIFGLLPANKASKLDPIEALRYD; encoded by the coding sequence ATGGAAAATTGGAAATTTGCTCTTAGTTCTATTCGTTCACACAAGATGCGGTCCTTCCTGACCATGTTGGGGATTATCATTGGTGTTGCTGCGGTAGTACTTATCATGGGGCTAGGAAATGGGATGCGTCAGAGTGTTACCGATAGTGTGACCGGTGATAAGGATACCGTTCAAGTCTACTATGAAGCCAAGGGTGAGGAGATAGATCCTGCCTATGCGGACTTGTCACAACCGACCAAACCGGTTAAAGAAGTTTGGTTGGAGCAAGTGGCTAGGCAGACGCCTGGTATTGATAGTTATTTTGTGACTAACAGCCTAACTTCTTCTATCTCCCTCCAAAAAAAGACTGTGAAGAATGTTAATATCACAGGTGCCAGTCAGGGCTATTTTAAAGCTAAAAAGTTAGAGATGTTGACAGGACGTTCCTTGCAAGACAATGATTATAAAAACTTTTCACGCGTCATTGTCATTGATCAGATGGTGGCTAAGAAACTATTTAAAACGAATGAGGATGCCCTTAACCAAGTGGTTACTATTGGAAACAATGATTATCGTGTGATTGGTGTTTATAAGAATAAAGACACAGCAATCGGTGCCTATGGTGAAATTGGAACAGCTCTTGTGGCCAATACCCAGTTAGCAGCTGAAAATAATACCGATGCTATTGGTCAGATTTTTTTCCATGTGACCGATGTGAAAAATAGTAGTAGCGTTGCTAAGGATGCTGCCAAACGCTTGACCCAGTTAGCCCAAGATGACAATGGAGAATATAAGGCAGCAGATATGAGTTCGGCCCTAGATCAGGTGAATACGATTTTTGGAACCATTACCACCGTTGTCGGAGCTATTGCTGGCATTTCACTCTTAGTTGGCGGAATCGGTGTTATGAACATCATGTTGGTTTCGGTAACTGAGCGGACACGAGAGATTGGTCTTCGTAAGGCTTTAGGAGCCACACGTCGTAAAATCTTGACACAGTTTCTGATTGAGTCCATGGTTTTGACCATCCTGGGAGGTTTGATTGGGCTAGGCTTTGCGGCCCTAGTTGTTGGACCAATCGGGAATGCCATGGACCTTAAAGCGACAGTCTCTCTTGGCGTAGCCATGGGAAGTATTGCCTTCTCAGCAGCCGTAGGAATTATCTTTGGTCTCCTACCGGCTAATAAAGCTTCGAAACTCGATCCTATCGAAGCTCTTAGATATGATTAG
- the rplJ gene encoding 50S ribosomal protein L10 — protein MSEAIISKKAEQVAIVAEKMKAAASIVVVDSRGLTVDQDTVLRRNLRESGVEFKVIKNSILTRAAEEAGLEDLKGLFVGPSAVAFSNEDVIAPAKVISEFAKDAEALEIKGGVVDGAFTSVEEINALASLPNKEGMLSMLLSVLQAPVRNVAYAVKAVAESKEDGAA, from the coding sequence ATGAGTGAAGCTATTATTTCTAAGAAAGCTGAACAGGTTGCGATTGTCGCTGAGAAAATGAAAGCTGCAGCATCTATCGTTGTTGTTGACTCTCGTGGACTTACAGTTGACCAAGATACAGTTCTTCGTCGTAATCTTCGTGAATCAGGCGTTGAATTTAAAGTTATCAAAAACTCAATCTTGACTCGTGCAGCTGAAGAAGCAGGTCTTGAAGACCTTAAAGGACTCTTCGTTGGTCCATCTGCAGTAGCATTCTCAAACGAAGATGTTATCGCACCAGCGAAAGTTATTAGCGAATTTGCTAAAGACGCAGAAGCTCTTGAAATCAAAGGTGGTGTTGTTGACGGCGCGTTCACTTCAGTCGAAGAAATCAACGCTCTTGCATCACTTCCAAACAAAGAAGGTATGCTTTCTATGCTCCTTTCTGTACTTCAAGCGCCAGTGCGCAACGTTGCATACGCTGTCAAAGCAGTTGCAGAAAGCAAAGAAGACGGTGCTGCGTAA
- the rplL gene encoding 50S ribosomal protein L7/L12: MALNIENIIAEIKEASILELNDLVKAIEEEFGVTAAAPVAAAAAGAADAGAAKDSFDVELTSAGDKKVGVIKVVREITGEGLKEAKAIVDGAPSVLKEGVAAAEAEEIKAKLEEAGASVTLK; encoded by the coding sequence ATGGCATTGAACATTGAAAACATTATTGCTGAAATTAAAGAAGCTTCAATCCTTGAATTGAACGACCTTGTAAAAGCTATCGAAGAAGAGTTTGGCGTAACTGCTGCTGCTCCTGTAGCTGCTGCTGCAGCTGGTGCTGCTGACGCTGGTGCTGCTAAAGATTCATTCGACGTTGAATTGACATCTGCAGGCGACAAAAAAGTTGGCGTTATCAAAGTTGTACGTGAAATCACAGGCGAAGGTCTTAAAGAAGCTAAAGCTATCGTTGACGGTGCACCATCAGTTCTTAAAGAAGGTGTTGCTGCAGCTGAAGCTGAAGAAATCAAAGCTAAACTTGAAGAAGCTGGAGCTTCAGTTACTCTTAAATAA
- a CDS encoding ABC transporter ATP-binding protein — protein MAYIWSYLRRYPKWLAMNFTAAILFVIANLGLPTVLARMIDEGINRGDADKLYTYAWVMFGVVLTGIVGRVLLSYAVSKLTTTMVQVMRNDIYAKLQEYSHHEYEQIGVSSLVTRITSDAFVLMQFAEQILKMGVITPLMMVSSVFLILTTSPSLAWIVAISLPFLAVVVWYVAVKTRPLSEKQQATLDKINQYARENLTGLRVIRAFAREDFQEKKFASENAVYADNSNKLFKLTGLTEPLFVQIIIAMIVAIVWFALEPLGSGTLAIGDLVAFIEYSFHALLSFLFLANLFTMYPRTAVSSERLQEIMDMPISINPNEDGVTETETKGYLEFDNVTFAYPGETESPVLHNISFKAKPGETIAFIGSTGSGKSSLVQLIPRFYDVTLGRILVDGVDVRDYNLKALRRKIGFIPQKALLFTGTIGENIRYGKENASHEELNQATDVAQAKEFIDSKEERYDSHLAEGGSNLSGGQKQRLSIARAVVKRPDLYIFDDSFSALDYKTDATLRRRLKEVTQDATVLIVAQRVGTIMDADQIIVLDKGEIVGRGRHEELMETNEIYREIANSQLNQKSLTED, from the coding sequence ATGGCTTATATTTGGTCTTATCTCAGACGTTATCCTAAGTGGCTAGCAATGAATTTTACAGCGGCTATTTTGTTTGTTATTGCTAACCTGGGTCTGCCGACGGTTCTTGCCAGAATGATTGATGAGGGGATTAACCGTGGAGATGCTGACAAGCTTTATACCTATGCTTGGGTCATGTTCGGTGTGGTCTTGACTGGGATTGTTGGTCGTGTGCTCTTGTCCTATGCGGTTAGTAAGTTGACGACCACAATGGTGCAGGTCATGCGTAATGACATTTACGCTAAGCTTCAGGAGTATTCCCACCATGAGTACGAGCAGATTGGGGTATCCTCTTTGGTGACTCGTATTACATCTGATGCTTTTGTTCTCATGCAATTTGCAGAACAGATTCTAAAGATGGGTGTCATTACTCCTCTGATGATGGTTTCCAGTGTCTTCTTAATTTTGACGACAAGTCCATCTTTGGCTTGGATTGTGGCAATTTCCTTGCCTTTCCTAGCCGTAGTAGTCTGGTATGTAGCGGTAAAAACACGTCCGCTTTCTGAGAAGCAACAGGCAACACTCGACAAGATTAACCAGTATGCTCGTGAAAATCTGACTGGACTTCGTGTCATCCGAGCTTTCGCTAGAGAAGATTTTCAAGAGAAGAAGTTTGCTTCTGAAAATGCTGTCTATGCGGATAATTCAAACAAGCTCTTTAAATTAACTGGTTTGACTGAGCCACTTTTTGTGCAAATCATCATCGCCATGATTGTGGCTATTGTTTGGTTTGCCCTCGAGCCTTTAGGTTCTGGGACTTTGGCAATCGGGGATTTGGTTGCCTTTATTGAGTACAGTTTCCATGCGCTATTGTCTTTCCTTTTCCTAGCTAACCTCTTTACTATGTATCCTCGTACGGCGGTATCTAGTGAACGTCTGCAGGAGATTATGGATATGCCTATTTCTATCAATCCAAATGAAGATGGAGTGACAGAGACTGAGACTAAGGGATATTTGGAGTTTGACAATGTGACTTTTGCCTATCCTGGTGAAACTGAGAGTCCTGTCCTACACAATATTTCTTTCAAGGCTAAACCCGGTGAAACCATTGCCTTTATCGGATCTACGGGTTCAGGAAAATCATCACTTGTGCAGTTGATTCCACGCTTTTATGATGTGACACTTGGACGCATTCTTGTTGATGGTGTGGATGTTCGTGACTATAATCTGAAGGCTCTTCGTCGTAAGATTGGCTTTATTCCACAAAAAGCTCTGCTCTTTACAGGAACCATCGGTGAAAATATCCGTTATGGTAAGGAAAATGCCAGTCATGAAGAATTGAATCAAGCTACGGATGTGGCTCAAGCCAAGGAATTCATCGACAGTAAGGAAGAACGCTACGATTCTCACTTGGCTGAGGGGGGTAGCAACCTTTCTGGGGGACAGAAGCAGCGTTTGTCAATTGCTAGAGCGGTGGTTAAACGTCCTGACCTTTACATCTTTGACGATTCCTTCTCTGCCTTGGACTACAAGACTGATGCGACCTTGCGCCGTCGTCTGAAAGAAGTGACCCAGGATGCGACAGTCTTGATTGTTGCTCAACGTGTGGGTACTATCATGGATGCAGACCAGATTATCGTTCTTGATAAGGGTGAAATCGTGGGTCGTGGTCGCCACGAAGAGCTTATGGAAACCAATGAGATTTACCGTGAAATTGCTAATTCACAATTGAATCAAAAGAGTCTTACAGAAGACTAG
- a CDS encoding ABC transporter ATP-binding protein — protein MKNNKKKTSHSSSFGRLWSYLQAYRFPLYLAIFLKIVSVIMSVLEPVVIGLAITELTKNTLAIMKGVEGARINVSYVGWVLVVYLLRGLIYELAAYYSNYFMTNAVQATVQDMRNEMTEKINRTSVSYFDKHQFGDLLGRFTSDVETVSNALQQSFLQVVNAVFTLALVIGTVLYLNLQLGAIVVITIPITFFGARYIMSKSQPYFKQQADALGTLNGFVQENLTGFNVLKLFGREDRSLDDFKEITEDLQKVGFKANFISGLMMPVLNGLSDLTYLIVAVLGGLQVLAGRLTIGNMQAFVQYVWQINQPIQNLTQLAGQLQSAKSSLDRIFQLMDEPDEPNDATEVLAGDLTGQVSFKHVDFQYVADKPLIRDFNLEVNPGEMVAIVGPTGAGKSTIINLLMRFYDVTAGSISVDGHDIRNLSRQDYRKQFGMVLQDAWLFEGTIKENLRFGNLEATDEEIVEAAKAANVDHFIRTLPGGYNMEMNQESSNISLGQKQLLTIARALLADPKILILDEATSSVDTRLELLIQKAMKALMQGRTSFVIAHRLSTIQEADKILVLKDGQIIEQGNHESLLADKGFYYDLYNSQFAEK, from the coding sequence ATGAAGAATAATAAAAAGAAAACAAGTCATTCCTCAAGTTTTGGCCGCCTTTGGTCCTACTTGCAGGCTTATCGTTTCCCACTTTACCTAGCCATTTTCCTGAAAATTGTTAGTGTTATCATGAGTGTCCTTGAACCCGTAGTTATTGGTTTAGCTATTACCGAGTTGACTAAAAATACGCTGGCCATCATGAAGGGTGTGGAAGGTGCTCGTATCAACGTCTCCTATGTTGGTTGGGTTCTAGTTGTTTATCTCTTGCGTGGTCTTATTTATGAGTTGGCCGCCTACTATTCCAACTATTTCATGACCAATGCTGTGCAAGCAACGGTTCAAGATATGCGTAATGAGATGACTGAGAAAATCAATCGTACTTCAGTGTCATACTTTGATAAGCACCAGTTTGGGGACCTCTTGGGACGCTTTACCAGTGACGTCGAGACAGTATCTAATGCCTTGCAGCAGTCATTCTTACAGGTTGTTAATGCCGTCTTTACTCTAGCCTTGGTTATTGGAACAGTGCTTTACCTTAATCTTCAATTGGGAGCTATAGTTGTCATCACTATTCCGATTACATTCTTTGGTGCCCGCTATATCATGAGTAAGTCTCAGCCCTACTTCAAACAACAGGCTGATGCCCTGGGTACTCTTAATGGTTTTGTTCAGGAAAATCTGACTGGTTTCAATGTGCTTAAGCTATTTGGTCGTGAGGATAGATCCTTGGACGACTTTAAAGAAATTACGGAAGACCTTCAGAAAGTAGGCTTTAAGGCTAATTTCATTTCAGGACTTATGATGCCGGTTCTTAACGGTTTATCTGACTTGACCTATCTCATTGTTGCTGTTCTAGGTGGTTTGCAAGTCTTGGCTGGTCGCTTGACGATTGGTAATATGCAGGCCTTTGTTCAGTATGTTTGGCAGATTAACCAACCTATTCAGAACTTGACTCAGTTGGCTGGACAATTGCAAAGTGCTAAATCTTCTTTAGACCGTATTTTCCAACTGATGGATGAACCAGACGAGCCTAATGATGCTACTGAAGTGCTTGCCGGAGATTTGACTGGCCAAGTTAGCTTTAAGCATGTGGACTTCCAGTATGTGGCTGATAAACCTTTGATTCGTGACTTTAATCTTGAGGTTAATCCTGGCGAAATGGTGGCCATTGTCGGTCCTACCGGTGCCGGAAAATCAACGATTATCAATCTTCTCATGCGTTTCTATGATGTGACTGCTGGTTCTATTTCAGTTGATGGTCACGATATCCGTAACCTGTCTCGTCAGGATTATCGTAAACAGTTTGGTATGGTGCTTCAGGACGCTTGGCTCTTTGAAGGAACTATCAAAGAAAATCTTCGCTTTGGTAATCTTGAGGCGACTGACGAGGAAATTGTTGAAGCTGCTAAGGCAGCCAATGTGGATCACTTTATCCGTACTCTACCTGGTGGTTACAACATGGAAATGAACCAGGAATCAAGTAACATCTCACTAGGACAAAAGCAACTTTTGACCATTGCACGTGCGCTTTTGGCTGATCCTAAAATCTTGATTTTGGATGAAGCAACCTCATCGGTTGATACCCGTCTGGAACTCTTGATTCAAAAAGCTATGAAGGCCCTCATGCAAGGTCGAACAAGCTTTGTCATTGCCCACCGTCTGTCAACTATCCAAGAAGCAGACAAAATTTTGGTCCTTAAAGATGGTCAAATCATCGAACAAGGGAACCATGAATCCCTCCTTGCAGATAAAGGCTTCTATTACGACTTGTATAATAGCCAGTTTGCGGAGAAATAA
- the queA gene encoding tRNA preQ1(34) S-adenosylmethionine ribosyltransferase-isomerase QueA produces MNTNDFDFELPEELIAQTPLEQRDASKLLVINPVTKEMTDTHFDHIIDQLNPGDALVMNNTRVLPARLYGEKPDTHGHVEFLLLKNTQGDQWEVLAKPAKRLKVGAKVSFGDGRLTATVTEELDHGGRIVEFNYDGIFLEVLESLGEMPLPPYIHEKLEDRDRYQTVYAKENGSAAAPTAGLHFTPELLQKIEAKGVKLVYLTLHVGLGTFRPVSVDNVDEHEMHSEFYTLNQDAADTLNSVKAAGGRIIAVGTTSIRTLETIGNKYDGQLQADSGWTNIFIKPGYQFTVVDAFSTNFHLPKSTLVMLVSAFAGREFVLDAYKHAVQERYRFFSFGDAMFVTRRAEK; encoded by the coding sequence ATGAATACAAACGATTTTGATTTTGAACTACCAGAGGAATTGATTGCCCAAACCCCATTGGAACAACGTGATGCCTCTAAACTCTTGGTCATTAATCCTGTAACCAAGGAAATGACTGATACCCACTTCGACCACATCATTGACCAGCTTAACCCTGGCGATGCCTTGGTCATGAACAATACGCGCGTACTTCCTGCCCGTCTCTACGGTGAAAAGCCTGATACCCACGGCCATGTGGAATTTCTCCTTTTAAAAAATACCCAAGGGGATCAATGGGAAGTTTTAGCCAAACCAGCCAAACGCCTTAAAGTAGGTGCTAAAGTCAGTTTTGGTGATGGCCGTTTGACTGCTACTGTCACTGAGGAACTAGATCACGGTGGACGAATCGTAGAATTTAACTACGACGGTATCTTCCTTGAGGTTTTGGAAAGCTTGGGTGAGATGCCATTGCCACCTTATATCCATGAAAAATTGGAAGACCGCGACCGTTACCAAACAGTCTATGCCAAGGAAAATGGCTCTGCCGCTGCTCCAACAGCTGGCCTCCATTTCACTCCTGAGTTACTTCAAAAGATTGAAGCTAAAGGCGTAAAATTGGTCTACCTCACCCTTCACGTTGGACTGGGAACCTTCCGACCTGTTTCTGTCGATAATGTCGACGAACATGAGATGCACTCAGAATTTTACACCCTCAACCAAGACGCTGCCGATACACTCAATAGTGTCAAAGCCGCTGGAGGACGCATCATTGCAGTTGGAACAACCTCTATCCGAACACTGGAAACAATCGGCAATAAATACGATGGTCAACTTCAAGCTGACTCCGGCTGGACCAATATCTTTATCAAACCAGGTTACCAATTCACAGTCGTAGATGCCTTTTCAACCAACTTCCATCTTCCAAAATCAACCTTGGTAATGTTGGTTTCAGCCTTTGCTGGCCGTGAATTCGTCCTTGATGCCTATAAACACGCCGTCCAAGAACGCTACCGCTTCTTCAGTTTCGGAGATGCCATGTTCGTCACACGACGTGCTGAGAAATAA
- a CDS encoding glucosamine-6-phosphate deaminase, with protein MKKILVKNQVEGGQVAFDLLKESLVAGAQTLGLATGSSPIALYQEMVESDVDFSKLYSVNLDEYVGLAPDHEQSYHAFMKAQLFDAKPFKESFLPDGMAEDLEQAAKDYDDVLAHHAIDLQILGIGSNGHIGFNEPGTPFDSQTHVVDLTDSTIEANSRFFASRDQVPTKAISMGIASIMAAKKIILFAYGDKKADAIFKMVKGPVTEEVPASVLQNHPDVTLILDEAAAAKL; from the coding sequence ATGAAAAAGATTTTAGTTAAGAATCAAGTTGAGGGAGGCCAAGTTGCCTTTGATCTTCTTAAAGAGAGCCTTGTAGCAGGTGCTCAAACATTGGGCTTGGCGACAGGTAGTTCCCCTATCGCCCTTTACCAAGAGATGGTTGAAAGTGACGTGGATTTTTCGAAACTTTACAGCGTCAATTTGGATGAGTACGTCGGACTAGCACCAGACCATGAGCAGAGCTATCATGCCTTTATGAAGGCTCAACTCTTTGATGCCAAGCCATTTAAGGAGAGCTTCTTGCCTGACGGCATGGCTGAGGACTTGGAGCAGGCTGCTAAGGATTACGATGACGTCTTGGCACACCATGCTATTGACCTGCAAATCCTAGGAATCGGAAGTAATGGGCATATTGGTTTTAATGAGCCAGGTACGCCTTTTGATAGTCAAACTCATGTGGTCGACTTGACTGATAGCACCATTGAAGCCAATAGTCGTTTCTTTGCCAGTCGTGACCAAGTCCCTACAAAGGCTATTTCAATGGGGATTGCTTCTATTATGGCTGCTAAGAAGATTATCTTGTTTGCCTATGGTGACAAGAAGGCAGATGCCATTTTCAAGATGGTCAAGGGTCCTGTGACAGAGGAAGTCCCAGCCAGTGTCTTGCAAAATCATCCAGATGTGACTCTTATCTTAGATGAGGCAGCCGCTGCGAAATTGTAA